The Bacteroidota bacterium genomic interval AAGAGCTCGTGCGGCATGCCGATGCCGTCGACGGCTTTGCGCGCGCGCTGATCGCTGAGGCGGGAGATGATTTTATTGAACCGGCCGCGGAGCTGCTCTTCTGGACCGGCGCGGCGAGGGCATCGATCAAAAGTCACGGGCGCGATATCGAATTGTTGAGGCCCTGGGCCTCTCTTGCCGCCGCGGTGGCTTCTCATCCGGACCTTTTCTCGCGGGATGCCCCCGGCTTCCTGGTGAATTCGGTTCCGTCACCCGGCGGCGTTCCGGACCGGTGTGAAGAGGCGCTCTCCATCCTGGCATTCGGGGGGACGGACCATCACGCGGCGGGCGACAGCCGGGGCGGTTCCCCGGACGGGGGAAAGGCCTTGATACGATCGTTTGAACGTTCTGCCCATGAGGCCCGAACGCTGGAGCGGCGTCTCTCATCGCTCAAAAGGGCGTCCGCTGCGATGTTCGCCGCGACTGATTTCAGTTTTCTCTTCGACGCGACGCGGCGCCTTCTCTCGATCGGTTACCGGGTTGCCGACGGAAAGCTTGATCCCGATTGCTACGACCTGCTGGCCTCCGAGGCGCGGCTCGCGAGCTTTGTCGCAATCGCAAAGGGAGATGTGCCGGTCCGAAATTGGTTCCAGCTCGGTCGCGCGCTGACTCCGGTCGACCGGGATTCGGCGTTGGTTTCATGGTCCGGATCGATGTTTGAATACCTGATGCCGTCGCTGGTGATGCGCGTGCCCGCCGAGAGCCTGCTCGGCCAGACCGACCGTCTGGTCGTGAGCCGGCAGCGGGAATATGGGGGAGAGTTGGGCGTGCCATGGGGGGTATCAGAATCTGCATACAATGTTCGCGATCTTGAATTCACCTATCAATACTCGAACTTCGGAGTCCCCGGACTGGGCCTTAAACGCGGCCTCAGCAAGGATGCCGTCATCGCGCCCTATGCGACCGCCCTCGCATCCATGGTGGATCCGAAGGCGGCCGCGAAGAATTATGCGCGACTGGCGGAAGCCGGTGGCTGCGGCAAGTTTGGATTTTACGAGGCGCTCGACTACACCCCGTCTCGCCTTCCCGAGGGCGAGCCGGTCGCCATCGTCCGCGCATACATGGCGCACCATCAGGGGATGACGCTGGTCGCGATCGACAATACAATCCACGACGGCCTCATGCGAACCCGTTTTCACGCGGAGCCCATGATCCAGGCAACCGAACTGTTGCTGCAGGAACGTACGCCCCGCGGTGTCGCCGTCGCCCGTCCCCGCGCCGAGGAAGTGAAGGGGACTGCCAATATTCGCGATCTTGTACCACCGGTGAACCGGAGGTTTGACTCGCCGCACGATCCCTCTCCACATGCGCATCTCCTTTCAAACGGCAATTACGCCGTCATGATCAACGCGGCGGGGTCGGGATACAGCAGGTGGAGGGACCTGGCCGTCACGCGCTGGCGCGAGGATGTGACATGCGATTCGTGGGGTTCATACATCTTTTTGCGCGACGCCCTCGGCGGCGACGTGTGGTCGGCCGGGTACCAGCCGACCGGCGTCGAACCCGACAGGTACGAGGTTGAGTTCTCCGAGGATCGCGTTGAAATCTCCCGGCGCGACGGGACCATAACGACAATGCTCGAAGTGGTCGTCTCTCCCGAGAGTGACGCCGAGGTGCGGCGGGTCTCGGTTTCCAATCTTGGCAACCGTGTCCGCGAACTCGAGGTCACTTCCTACGCGGAGGTGGTCCTGGCGCAACCCGCTTCCGACATGTCGCACCCTTCATTTTCCAAACTCTTCGTGCAGACAGAATTCGTGGCGGAGGTCGGTACGCTTCTTGCAACGCGCCGTCGCCGTTCCCCCAGTGATCCCGAAACGTGGGCGGCCCACCTTGCGGTGATAGAGGGCGAGAGCGTCGGCGAGCTGCAGTGTGAAACCGACCGGGCCCGTTTTCTCGGACGCGGAGGGCAAGTCCGCTCGCCGGTTTCCGTGATGGACGGCAGGCCTCTCTCCAACACGGTCGGGACCGTGCTCGATCCGGTCTTCAGCCTTCGATGCCGGGTGCGCATTCTACCCGGGGCCACCGCGCGAATCGCATTCTGGACCATGGTCGCCCCGTCGCGCACGGAGGTGCTGGACCTCGCGGATAAGCGCCACGACCCGACGGCATTTGAGCGCACAGTCACTCTTGCGTGGACGCAGGCGCAGGTGCAGCTTCACCACCTCGGCGTCGGAGCTGAAGAAGCCCACCTCTTCCAGCATCTCGCGGGCCATGTTCTCTATTCAAATCCGGCGCTCAGGCCCCGGTCCGAGCTCCTCAAGAGAAATGAAAGCGGGCAGTCGGCGCTCTGGGCCCATCGCATTTCCGGCGATTTGCCGATCGTGCTTGTCCGGATCGACGCGCAGGAAGGGCTGGAAATCGTCAGGCAGCTCGTGCGGGCCCACGAATACTGGCGGATGAAGTTGCTTGCAGTCGATCTCGTGATTCTCAACGAGCAGGCGCAATCCTACACCCTGGATGTTCAGAGTGAGCTTGAAACTCTCCTTCGGACAAACGAATCGCAGCTGGGGCCGCAGCTCGATGGGAGGAGCGCGAGCGGAAATATCTTCCTCCTGCGCGCCGACCTGGTTTCGCTTGAGGTTCGCATGCTGCTCCAAAGCGCGGCGAGGGCGGTCCTCCTCAGCCGCCGAGGCACTCTTTCCGAGCAACTCAATTCCGTGGAGGAACCCGAGCACGGTGCGCCGCAGCGGCACGGCTCTTTTCCGCTCAACGCCAGGGAATGGATGAAAGATAAGCTTGCGACCGTCCTCACGGAGGACCCGCCGAAGGAGGCCGACACCCCGCCGGAGGCGATGGAGTTCCCGAACGGGCTCGGCGGATTCAGCGAGAACGGAACCGAATACGTCACCATCCTGAGCCATGAACTATGCACACCGGCGCCGTGGATCAACGTCATCGCAAACCCTTCGTTCGGTTTCCAGGTGTCGGCCGAGGGCGGGGGATATACGTGGTCCATGAACAGTCAGGAGAACCAGCTCACGCCGAGGTCGAACGACCCCGTGGGGGACAGGCCGGGCGAGGTGCTCTACGTCCGGGACGAACAGAACGGAGCAATTTGGTCGCCGACCGCCCTTCCGATCAGGGAAAAAGGGGGCCGATATGTCGCACGGCACGGGCAGGGCTACAGCAGATTCGAACACGCCTCGCACGGAATTTCCCTCGAACTCCTGGAATATGTGCCGACCGGCCATTCCATAAAGATCACGCGGCTGAAGATCAGGAACACCTCGCGCCGGATCCGGCGCCTCTCGATCACCGCCTACCTGGAATGGGTGCTTGCCGCATCGCGAGACGCGTCCGCGCCCCACATCTCGACCGACATCGACGCGCTGACGGGGGCGATGTTCGCCCGCAATCCCTGGCGGACGGAATTCCGCGATCGTGTCGCGTTCGCAGACCTTGCCGGACGCCAATCGAGCTGGACCGGCGACCGGAAGGAATTCCTGGGTCGCAATGGAACACTCGACCATCCGGCCGCTCTCGCGGGCGGGGCTCCTCTCTCCAACCGTGTCGGAGCCGGATTAGATCCTTGCTGCGCTCTCCAAACTCGTATCGAGCTCAGACCGGACGAGCAAACGGAGGTCATTTTCTTCCTGGGCGAGGCCGCGACGAAAGAGGAGGCGCGATCGGTCCTCACGAGCTTCCGGAGCACCGACCTCGATGCGGTTTTGGGTGCCGTGAAGGCATTCTGGCGCGACGCCCTCGGCACGGTGCAGGTGAGGACTCCCGACCGGTCGATGGACCTTCTCCTCAATGGATGGCTTCTCTATCAGACTTTGGCTTGCCGGGTATGGGCGCGCTCGGCGTTTTACCAGGCGGGGGGCGCCTATGGCTTCCGGGATCAACTTCAGGATGGGATGGCTCTCGCGGTGGCGAAGCCGGAACTGACCAGGGAACATCTCCTCCGTGCCGGAGGACGGCAGTTTGTGGAAGGAGACTTTCAGCACTGGTGGCTCCCGTCGTCGGGCCGGGGGGTTCGCACCCGAATCTCTGATGATCCGGTCTGGTTGCCCTATTGCGCGGCACACTACATCGGCGTGACAGGCGACCACGGGGTTCTCGATGAGACAATACCGTATCTCGAGGGGCCCACCCTCCGCCCGGGCGAACTTGATTCGTTCTTTCAGCCCATGATTTCCGGTGATGAGGCGACGTTATTCGAGCATTGCGCCCGGGCGCTCGACCGGAGCCTGTTGACCGGTCTCCACGGATTGCCGCTGATGGGGACGGGCGACTGGAATGACGGCATGAATAAGGTTGGCGAGGGAGGGGCGGGAGAAAGCGTTTGGCTCGGCTGGTTCTCCTATGCAGCGCTCTCAGGTTTCGCTCCGCTCGCAATTGCCCGGGGGGAACATGTGCGAGCCACGGCCTGGTTGCAGCATGCCGCCGCCCTTCGAACCTCCCTTGAGCGAAACGGGTGGGACGGCGGATGGTATCTCAGAGGATACTATGATGACGGCGCGGCGCTCGGATCGGAGTCGAGCGAGGAATGCAGGATTGATTCGATCTCACAGTCCTGGGGCGTAATTTCGGGAGGGGCCGATCCTGCGCGCGCCGAACAGGCGATGGGAGCGCTCAATGAACATCTCGTTCGGCGTGGAGAGAGTCTTGTGTTATTGCTTGCCCCGCCATTCGATCGTACCCCGCGCGAGCCCGGCTATATCAAGGGATATCCGCCCGGCCTCCGGGAGAATGGGGGCCAATATACGCACGCCGCCGTCTGGTCGGCGATCGCCTATGCAATGCTCGGAGACGGTGACAAGGCTTCGGAGCTTTTCTCCATGTTGAATCCAATCAATCGGTCAGCTACGCCTGCCGGGTTGGACCGGTATAAAGTCGAGCCGTATGTCGTCTGCGCCGACGTTTACTCCCATCCCCAGCATGTCGGTCGCGGAGGATGGACCTGGTATACGGGATCCGCCGGGTGGATGTTCCGTGCCGGCCTCGAGTGGATTCTTGGGTTCCGGGTGCAAGGTCCAACGCTTCTCCTCGATCCATGCATCCCCGGGACCTGGCCGCGGTTCGAACTCGAATACCGTTATCACTCCGCCCGCTACGAAATTGTGGTCGAGAATCCGGAGGGAGTCACCCGGGGAGTTGCCGGGTGGGTGCTCGACGGGGTGACGCAGAAAGCGCCCCCCGCGGGCAGTCCTGTACGAATGGGGCTGGAAGATGATGGTCTCACGCATCGGGTCAGAGTCATGCTCGGACTCTCAAAGGGTCGGTCGGTGCCCTTGCCATGGATACTCAATTTCGTGAAGGCGGCGGGGTAGTAGCCCATCTTTCATCCCTTTGCCCGATTGATCGGGCGTTCAAGATAGCGCTTATTCCTATAGGTAGAGGTGGCCCCCTCTAGCCCCTTTCTAATGATGCATTAATCGAACGGAGGAATTACGTATGAGCAAAGCTCTTTCACTCGGTCTTCTTGCCGGAGGTATTTTGTTACTCATCTTCGGTTTTATCGAGTACGACTCAACCAGCTCGAACATTTCCCGGTTTTTTGACGGCTCAGCCACCGACAAGTCCATTTGGCTGCTTGTCGGCGGTGTCATCGCCGCCGTTGCCGGGATGGCCGGGATCGCGCGAAGTGCGAAGGCCGCTTGAATCGAAAAAATGTCACAAACGGATTCGCGAACGCAGAAGGATATGGAATAGTTGGTTCACCGCTGCATTAATGTCCTGAATGGAGAATTTCATGAAAATATTCATCAAGATACTCGCGTTCGTCGCAGTTCTGACTGCAAGCGCGTGGTTCTCACCGGCGAAGCTTTCTGCCCAGGAGGGTTCCGTCAGCTTCCAGCTTTTCTACGACCAATTGAGTCCCTACGGCACCTGGGTCGATTATCAAAATTACGGATATGTTTGGATACCCGATGTCGATCGGGATTTCAGCCCCTACGGCACCGGCGGTCACTGGATCTTCACGGACGACGGATGGACATGGGTTTCCGACTATTCCTGGGGATGGGCGCCGTTTCATTACGGCCGCTGGGCGTATGATGATTCCTACGGCTGGCTCTGGGTCCCTCACAACGAATGGGGGCCGGCATGGGTGACATGGAGGAGATCGGAAGGATATTTTGGATGGGCTCCGATGGGACCGGGCATAAGCATTGAAATCTCCTTCGGGCGGGAATATCGCGTCCCGAACGAACGCTGGATATTTGTCAGCGACAGGGACATCAGCAGACCCGACATCGATCGGCATTACGTCGATCGCTCCACCAACGTTACGATCATCAATAATTCCACGGTCATCAACAATACCTACGTGGATAACAGCCGCCACACGACGTATGTTGCGGGTCCCGCCAGAACCGATGTGCAGAAGATAACGGGAAGCGCAGTCGTGGCGGTGAGCATCCGGGAAAACGACAAACCAGGCCAAGCTCTTGCCAATAATCAACTCCAAATCTACAGGCCGCGAGTTCAGGCGGCAATGGCTAATTCGCCGAAGCCTGTTCCACCGAAACTGGTGGCATTGAAGGAAATGAAGCCCGCGGCTGAACGGACGAAGGGTAATCAGCGGCGGAATGAAAATCTTCCTGCGAATGGGAGAGAACAATCTGCGGCACCTGCGATTGTCACCCCGCCTGCGGCAAAGGCAGGAGGCGAGCAACCCCAGGTCGTCAATCCACCCGACAAGAACAAGA includes:
- a CDS encoding glucoamylase family protein; the protein is MTRFILRTFRGPPGVSPGDTEEPIRSELFSIERLEQHAGSLATAQRVTAKPAAGRALAARLGDNGRALLRAYRAIGEAMSNDQVITPAAEWLVDNFHVVDEQIREIHDDFPRGYYRQLPKLAEGPLEGYPRVFGIAWAFVAHTDSRFDSETLSRFVTAYQRVQPLTIGELWAVAITLRIVLVENLRRSAQRIVTSREEREKADGVADRLLGVGVEAPEPPDGALHGYSGMRLPTAFAVQLVQRLRDQDPAVTPALRWLDERLTEQGTTSEQIVSEEHQFQGAMSVTVRNVITSMRLMSSVDWTKFFESVSLVDAELRASSNFAAMDFPTRDSYRHAIEDLSRGSAHTEIEVARRAVRKAGDSGGIEQNAPERDPGFYLLSRGRVSFEKDLAFHISLRSWLDRAIANTGMQGYLVTITSVSGLILALPLLGVPKAGVTWYDLSLLALLAVIPLSDLAVALVNLWIMKRFGPKALPGLELRDGVPAGLRTMVVMPTLLTAREEIEEQIERLEVHYLANQDGDIRFALLSDWKDSSTERAEGDDGLLAVALEGIARLNERHEPAEAGDRFLLLHRRRLWCEGEGVWMGWERKRGKLHELNRLLRGATDTSFLNSGAGPSVASSHVPSGVRYVITLDADTRLPRRAARRLVGKMAHPLNRPKLDAQTGRVVEGYAVLQPRVTPSLPTGRAGSFFQRIFSGPGGMDPYAFVVSDVYQDLFGEGSYSGKGIYDVDVFETALHGRVPENRVLSHDLLEGIFAGSGLASDIEVVEEFPARYDVAAARQHRWARGDWQLLPWIFGRGHDSSGQAGRRKIPLTGRWKMMDNLRRSMSAPAALLALLGGWTLPFASAAVWSGFVLATIALPPLLPFFEGILPRRRQISKRSHLRAAGRDLSLALSQIGFHVSLLAHQAWLMADAIVRTLFRLFVSHRHRLEWITAAQAQFGLPLTVPGFYRRMAGGVALSFVAGIVIAYAPHDSWLTAAPFLILWVLSPFVAQWTSRPKAYSAPKPVSTVDAGELRLVARRTWRYFETFVTSEEHMLPPDNFQEEPKPAIAHRTSPTNLGLYLLSTVAANDFGWIGMIETAERLEATLTAMNGLERYRGHFYNWYDTHDLRPLDPKYISSVDSGNLAGHLIAIGNACGGMVKRPLVDSTWTEGIADALMLARESLRSLTKNRPAQDEKRLDAALDTLFSSLREVPGTPAAVVAKLEELVRHADAVDGFARALIAEAGDDFIEPAAELLFWTGAARASIKSHGRDIELLRPWASLAAAVASHPDLFSRDAPGFLVNSVPSPGGVPDRCEEALSILAFGGTDHHAAGDSRGGSPDGGKALIRSFERSAHEARTLERRLSSLKRASAAMFAATDFSFLFDATRRLLSIGYRVADGKLDPDCYDLLASEARLASFVAIAKGDVPVRNWFQLGRALTPVDRDSALVSWSGSMFEYLMPSLVMRVPAESLLGQTDRLVVSRQREYGGELGVPWGVSESAYNVRDLEFTYQYSNFGVPGLGLKRGLSKDAVIAPYATALASMVDPKAAAKNYARLAEAGGCGKFGFYEALDYTPSRLPEGEPVAIVRAYMAHHQGMTLVAIDNTIHDGLMRTRFHAEPMIQATELLLQERTPRGVAVARPRAEEVKGTANIRDLVPPVNRRFDSPHDPSPHAHLLSNGNYAVMINAAGSGYSRWRDLAVTRWREDVTCDSWGSYIFLRDALGGDVWSAGYQPTGVEPDRYEVEFSEDRVEISRRDGTITTMLEVVVSPESDAEVRRVSVSNLGNRVRELEVTSYAEVVLAQPASDMSHPSFSKLFVQTEFVAEVGTLLATRRRRSPSDPETWAAHLAVIEGESVGELQCETDRARFLGRGGQVRSPVSVMDGRPLSNTVGTVLDPVFSLRCRVRILPGATARIAFWTMVAPSRTEVLDLADKRHDPTAFERTVTLAWTQAQVQLHHLGVGAEEAHLFQHLAGHVLYSNPALRPRSELLKRNESGQSALWAHRISGDLPIVLVRIDAQEGLEIVRQLVRAHEYWRMKLLAVDLVILNEQAQSYTLDVQSELETLLRTNESQLGPQLDGRSASGNIFLLRADLVSLEVRMLLQSAARAVLLSRRGTLSEQLNSVEEPEHGAPQRHGSFPLNAREWMKDKLATVLTEDPPKEADTPPEAMEFPNGLGGFSENGTEYVTILSHELCTPAPWINVIANPSFGFQVSAEGGGYTWSMNSQENQLTPRSNDPVGDRPGEVLYVRDEQNGAIWSPTALPIREKGGRYVARHGQGYSRFEHASHGISLELLEYVPTGHSIKITRLKIRNTSRRIRRLSITAYLEWVLAASRDASAPHISTDIDALTGAMFARNPWRTEFRDRVAFADLAGRQSSWTGDRKEFLGRNGTLDHPAALAGGAPLSNRVGAGLDPCCALQTRIELRPDEQTEVIFFLGEAATKEEARSVLTSFRSTDLDAVLGAVKAFWRDALGTVQVRTPDRSMDLLLNGWLLYQTLACRVWARSAFYQAGGAYGFRDQLQDGMALAVAKPELTREHLLRAGGRQFVEGDFQHWWLPSSGRGVRTRISDDPVWLPYCAAHYIGVTGDHGVLDETIPYLEGPTLRPGELDSFFQPMISGDEATLFEHCARALDRSLLTGLHGLPLMGTGDWNDGMNKVGEGGAGESVWLGWFSYAALSGFAPLAIARGEHVRATAWLQHAAALRTSLERNGWDGGWYLRGYYDDGAALGSESSEECRIDSISQSWGVISGGADPARAEQAMGALNEHLVRRGESLVLLLAPPFDRTPREPGYIKGYPPGLRENGGQYTHAAVWSAIAYAMLGDGDKASELFSMLNPINRSATPAGLDRYKVEPYVVCADVYSHPQHVGRGGWTWYTGSAGWMFRAGLEWILGFRVQGPTLLLDPCIPGTWPRFELEYRYHSARYEIVVENPEGVTRGVAGWVLDGVTQKAPPAGSPVRMGLEDDGLTHRVRVMLGLSKGRSVPLPWILNFVKAAG
- a CDS encoding DUF3185 family protein, with protein sequence MSKALSLGLLAGGILLLIFGFIEYDSTSSNISRFFDGSATDKSIWLLVGGVIAAVAGMAGIARSAKAA
- a CDS encoding DUF6600 domain-containing protein → MKIFIKILAFVAVLTASAWFSPAKLSAQEGSVSFQLFYDQLSPYGTWVDYQNYGYVWIPDVDRDFSPYGTGGHWIFTDDGWTWVSDYSWGWAPFHYGRWAYDDSYGWLWVPHNEWGPAWVTWRRSEGYFGWAPMGPGISIEISFGREYRVPNERWIFVSDRDISRPDIDRHYVDRSTNVTIINNSTVINNTYVDNSRHTTYVAGPARTDVQKITGSAVVAVSIRENDKPGQALANNQLQIYRPRVQAAMANSPKPVPPKLVALKEMKPAAERTKGNQRRNENLPANGREQSAAPAIVTPPAAKAGGEQPQVVNPPDKNKSDAPPPGKEDARPSDRKGRGQPPHVDNPPEKDKNEGQPPNAVPVEKKAAPEQPRVTDPHARNRSNDDPAQPPPAEPAGKKGRSDQPRVANPPDKNKNMDQQPQPRMGRGAGNKKPAPPATAPGNKGKGRDAQPPKPDKQKRDSAKSSQQQLQ